In Oncorhynchus kisutch isolate 150728-3 linkage group LG5, Okis_V2, whole genome shotgun sequence, a genomic segment contains:
- the LOC109891085 gene encoding ETS domain-containing protein Elk-4 isoform X1, protein MDSSVTLWQFLLQLLLDPTNDQLICWTNEEGEFKLLQAEEVAKLWGTRKNKPSMNYDKLSRALRYYYDKNIIKKVNGQKFVYRFVSYPDILKGDVSARPEGEGGAGCSLPLSERGDNNSGDGEGGDRDGGMTVTQGSSTKPSNRNDYIHSGLYTSFTLTSLQNGRQLFKSIKMENPADKMADRKSNTQAQDPPSQQPLLSPSVIKFGTTPPKRSPLISIETPNPPLCPPMGDVVMTHSVLLPQAVCAFEQAKPMESSSLRILNSFSLSELPTRSPSPSMVPDSTQELVIDSDIESISSQPTETQIQGVQSFCQVSGGEVCVENRDKGGNREMSLSPLCVSGHITGGKARKPPKVLELSTPTLVVTTSDLPPMNLYSPSLPTASLTPALLQTPTLLLTPSPLLSNIHFWSTLSPVAPLSPATRRQQGTHTLFQFPSVLTPHFHIPTHSLDGTNTPGPLTPDPHKT, encoded by the exons ATGGACAGCTCCGTGACCCTGTGGCAGTTCCTTCTCCAGCTCCTATTGGACCCCACCAATGATCAGCTGATCTGCTGGACCAATGAGGAGGGCGAGTTCAAGCTGCTGCAGGCAGAGGAGGTGGCCAAACTGTGGGGCACCCGGAAGAACAAACCCAGCATGAACTACGACAAGCTCAGCAGAGCCCTAAGATACTACTACGACAAG AACATCATTAAGAAGGTGAACGGGCAGAAGTTTGTGTACCGTTTCGTCTCCTACCCAGACATCCTGAAAGGGGATGTCTCTGCTCGGCCGGAAGGGGAGGGGGGTGCAGGATGTAGCCTGCCCCTGTCCGAGAGGGGCGACAACAACTCCGGAGATGGTGAAGgtggggacagggatggaggtatgacagTGACACAGGGGTCCAGTACTAAGCCATCCAACCGTAATGACTACATCCACTCTGGCCTGTACACCTCCTTCACCCTCACCTCGCTGCAAAATGGACGCCAGCTCTTCAAGTCCATTAAGATGGAGAACCCTGCAGACAAGATGGCCGACAGGAAGTCCAATACCCAGGCTCAAGACCCGCCCTCTCAGCAGCCATTGCTGTCGCCGTCAGTAATCAAGTTCGGGACCACCCCTCCCAAGAGAAGCCCTCTGATTTCAATAGAAACACCTAATCCGCCATTGTGCCCTCCCATGGGCGATGTCGTGATGACACACTCTGTCCTCCTGCCTCAGGCTGTGTGTGCGTTTGAGCAAGCCAAGCCCATGGAATCCTCGAGTCTTCGAATCCTGAATAGTTTCAGCCTATCAGAGTTGCCCACTCGGAGCCCCTCCCCCAGCATGGTGCCTGACTCCACCCAGGAGCTAGTAATCGACAGCGACATAGAGTCCATCTCCTCCCAGCCCACAGAGACGCAGATACAGGGG gtGCAGAGTTTTTGCCAAGTGTCAggtggtgaggtgtgtgtagagAACAGGGACAAGGGAGGGAATAGGGAGATGAGTTTATCTCCGTTGTGTGTGAGTGGCCATATCACAGGGGGCAAGGCCCGCAAGCCTCCTAAAGTCCTGGAGCTGTCCACTCCTACACTGGTGGTCACCACCTCTGACCTCCCACCTATGAACCTCTACAGCCCCTCCCTTCCCACCGCCTCTCTCACACCTGCATTGCTACAg acACCCACTCTGTTGCTGACCCCCAGTCCCCTTCTGTCTAACATCCACTTCTGGAGCACGCTCAGCCCGGTGGCTCCCCTCAGCCCTGCCACCCGGCGCCAGCAGGGCACACACACCCTGTTCCAG TTCCCCTCGGTGCTCACCCCTCATTTCCATATCCCCACACACAGCCTCGATGGGACCAACACCCCTGGACCCCTCACCCCAGACCCTCATAAGACATAA
- the LOC109891085 gene encoding ETS domain-containing protein Elk-4 isoform X2 yields the protein MDSSVTLWQFLLQLLLDPTNDQLICWTNEEGEFKLLQAEEVAKLWGTRKNKPSMNYDKLSRALRYYYDKNIIKKVNGQKFVYRFVSYPDILKGDVSARPEGEGGAGCSLPLSERGDNNSGDGEGGDRDGGMTVTQGSSTKPSNRNDYIHSGLYTSFTLTSLQNGRQLFKSIKMENPADKMADRKSNTQAQDPPSQQPLLSPSVIKFGTTPPKRSPLISIETPNPPLCPPMGDVVMTHSVLLPQAVCAFEQAKPMESSSLRILNSFSLSELPTRSPSPSMVPDSTQELVIDSDIESISSQPTETQIQGTPTLLLTPSPLLSNIHFWSTLSPVAPLSPATRRQQGTHTLFQFPSVLTPHFHIPTHSLDGTNTPGPLTPDPHKT from the exons ATGGACAGCTCCGTGACCCTGTGGCAGTTCCTTCTCCAGCTCCTATTGGACCCCACCAATGATCAGCTGATCTGCTGGACCAATGAGGAGGGCGAGTTCAAGCTGCTGCAGGCAGAGGAGGTGGCCAAACTGTGGGGCACCCGGAAGAACAAACCCAGCATGAACTACGACAAGCTCAGCAGAGCCCTAAGATACTACTACGACAAG AACATCATTAAGAAGGTGAACGGGCAGAAGTTTGTGTACCGTTTCGTCTCCTACCCAGACATCCTGAAAGGGGATGTCTCTGCTCGGCCGGAAGGGGAGGGGGGTGCAGGATGTAGCCTGCCCCTGTCCGAGAGGGGCGACAACAACTCCGGAGATGGTGAAGgtggggacagggatggaggtatgacagTGACACAGGGGTCCAGTACTAAGCCATCCAACCGTAATGACTACATCCACTCTGGCCTGTACACCTCCTTCACCCTCACCTCGCTGCAAAATGGACGCCAGCTCTTCAAGTCCATTAAGATGGAGAACCCTGCAGACAAGATGGCCGACAGGAAGTCCAATACCCAGGCTCAAGACCCGCCCTCTCAGCAGCCATTGCTGTCGCCGTCAGTAATCAAGTTCGGGACCACCCCTCCCAAGAGAAGCCCTCTGATTTCAATAGAAACACCTAATCCGCCATTGTGCCCTCCCATGGGCGATGTCGTGATGACACACTCTGTCCTCCTGCCTCAGGCTGTGTGTGCGTTTGAGCAAGCCAAGCCCATGGAATCCTCGAGTCTTCGAATCCTGAATAGTTTCAGCCTATCAGAGTTGCCCACTCGGAGCCCCTCCCCCAGCATGGTGCCTGACTCCACCCAGGAGCTAGTAATCGACAGCGACATAGAGTCCATCTCCTCCCAGCCCACAGAGACGCAGATACAGGGG acACCCACTCTGTTGCTGACCCCCAGTCCCCTTCTGTCTAACATCCACTTCTGGAGCACGCTCAGCCCGGTGGCTCCCCTCAGCCCTGCCACCCGGCGCCAGCAGGGCACACACACCCTGTTCCAG TTCCCCTCGGTGCTCACCCCTCATTTCCATATCCCCACACACAGCCTCGATGGGACCAACACCCCTGGACCCCTCACCCCAGACCCTCATAAGACATAA